The Brassica napus cultivar Da-Ae chromosome C7, Da-Ae, whole genome shotgun sequence genome has a segment encoding these proteins:
- the LOC106354926 gene encoding uncharacterized protein LOC106354926 gives MSKIANLDFSALKSNGDNYLEWALDAKIMLRSKDLGDTITKDNNSSDKDKYRAIYMIRHHLQENLKTQYMTMENPYDLWIALQRRYDHQKTVLLPKAQYDWKHIRFLDYKSVDEYNSVLFRIVSLLRLCGEKVTEEEMLNKTLSTFPQTNMVLQQQYRERNFATYTELIECLLLAEANNELLLKNSEMRPPGTAPLPDISKLAIEPKKESNLVQHNDHPGPNRGRIQGRGRGSFKAHGRGRGRGTTPGFSRGRGRGRSVSFKPQIKADRCHICGMGNHWAKNFRTPKHLCELYMESLKRNPEANMVRDPGYDGDDDDDLEDVQDHQHESDKVDHMEFETSDILK, from the coding sequence atGTCAAAGATTGCGAATCTTGATTTCAGTGCTTTGAAAAGCAATGGTGACAACTACCTGGAATGGGCGCTTGATGCAAAGATCATGCTGCGATCAAAAGATCTTGGTGACACAATCACCAAAGACAACAATTCCAGTGACAAAGACAAGTATAGAGCTATCTACATGATACGCCACCATCTCCAAGAGAACTTGAAAACTCAGTACATGACCATGGAAAATCCATATGACCTTTGGATCGCTTTACAGCGAAGATATgaccaccagaaaacggtgttgcttccaaaggctcaATATGATTGGAAACACATAAGGTTCTTGGACTACAAATCAGTAGACGAGTACAACTCAGTCCTGTTCAGAATTGTGTCCTTGTTAAGGTTATGTGGTGAAAAAGTAACCGAGGAAGAGATGCTTAATAAAACTCTCTCCACGTTTCCTCAAACCAACATGGTATTGCAACAGCAGTACAGAGAGAGGAATTTCGCCACATATACTGAGTTGATAGAATGTCTCTTGTTGGCTGAAGCTAACAACGAACTGTTATTgaaaaacagtgagatgagacctcctGGTACAGCTCCATTACCCGACATCTCTAAGCTGGCTATAGAGCCAAAGAAAGAGAGTAACCTTGTCCAACACAATGACCATCCCGGTCCAAACCGTGGAAGAATTCAAGGACGAGGTCGTGGTTCTTTTAAAGCACACGGGCGAGGACGTGGTCGCGGTACCACACCCGGCTTTAGCCGTGGTCGTGGCCGAGGCCGTAGTGTGTCTTTTAAACCACAGATCAAAGCTGATCGATGCCACATATGTGGTATGGGTAATCATTGGGCAAAGAATTTCCGAACTCCTAAGCATTTGTGTGAGCTTTACATGGAGAGTTTAAAAAGAAACCCGGAAGCTAACATGGTTCGAGACCCGGGatatgatggtgatgatgatgatgacttggAAGACGTCCAGGATCACCAGCACGAGTCAGACAAAGTTGATCACATGGAGTTTGAAACTTCAGACATACTGAAATAA